A region of the Scatophagus argus isolate fScaArg1 chromosome 19, fScaArg1.pri, whole genome shotgun sequence genome:
ATCAATATCACAATCTGAGAAGTGATAATCTAAAAGACCATACATGCTTTGATTTGTGTATTGTTAACACATTATCCTTACAGTGGCAACTGCTGCTGATTAAGTTGTTTAAGGCCCCTGTGCAGAAGTAGCTCATGACAGACACACTTTAAAAGAAAGTGTGTCTCGACCTCTCTAGCTATGGTTATTATCCTTGTGcaataaaatacacagagaaaatgtagTGAGTAAAACTATACCTGGCATGTGACATTGACATAAGGAGGTTCACAGGCATTAGGGTAGACACTCAGGGCCTTCTTCCCATTCTGGGTATAATCTCTGATTTCAGTCAAGCACTGCTGCACATCTGCGAAGCGTGTAAAAAGCCTCTCCATGTTGTGAACGAGCTGCTCAAGGGAACGTTCCCTGGCAGGGCCAGATGTCTTTTCAGGCATAGGCAGCGTTGGCTCTGTGTGAAGCTTGTCCGACGGCTCGAGTCGAGGGGAACTGGCCCGGCTGGAATCTCTGCTGGCCTGGCCGGCCACCGCCAGGCTAGCCATGCGGTTGACGTGATCCATATCAAAATTTTCCACGGTGACAGAAGACGCACTGGATGCTGCCCTGTCCGACGCTCGGTCAGAGAAGTCCACGGAGCTGGTGACGGGGCTGGGCTCGCcactcctcacctcctccaccagccTGCGCCTGCTTCCAGGTGAACGAATTACTCCCCCTCCAGGCAACACCAAGTCCTTTATCCCTGGGCGCTCCCTGTCATCCTTAGATAGGTGCTCTGAGTGCCTCCTAATCCTCGGGCAGAAATTAGAAGTGGACTCATGGTTGTGAGCGGCGGAGGGGGATGGTGCGGTAGGAGTCTCTCCATCGTAAATCAACTCTTTGGCAAAGAGACGaagaatatatttttctgtgttagAGGATGGAAGGAAGGCAGGATCACTGGACTTCTGCCTGCCCACCATCAACAGCAGCATCTTGTCATTGAGGAAGCAAACTCCTTTGGGCCTGTCATTTGTCTGCAGAGAGATCTGCTGAATGTTTGGCATGGCAGAGGCTGTGATGCAGTACACAAGCACCATGTTGCAAGTGTTGGAAGCCACTGCAACTGTGGAGCAACGTGGGTCAAAAGCCACAATGTCTGGAACCAAAATCCCTGGGATGCTGACTTTGCGGGTGGTAGTGACTTTACGCTCATAGGTGACCAGGATAAGGTGTGAAGAGTCCTGGCCAGAGCCTGTCATGGTGTCTCGGCGACGCAGGTGAATTAGGGGGCTGGGATCTGAGCGACGGTGCCTTGCCAATATGTGGGTAAGGTCTAGGGGGCCTGAACTGGGGATGTAACACCTCTCGGACTCAAATGATCTCCTTCGCGAGTCCAGAATGCTGTCATCATCTGACATGACCACATGTGAACCGTGGTCTTGCTGGGACTCAGTCTCTGTCGGCATGTCAAAGGCCATGCCGGCATTTAACCCGCAGATTTTATCCAGAGGCAGCTCTGTAGCCACAGCTACCTGACCCTCCCCCGTGGCCTCGATAGCACAGATGTAGCCTCCCACATCAAAGATGGGGCAGAAAGAGCAGGATACCAGACTCTTTTGGATGTCATTCCAGATGTAAGAGTGAAGAGCACTGCCGATAGCCACCACCAGGCGCGTGCCATCCTTAGTCCAGCATGCACAGTGAATAAGTCCACTACCTTTGATGTCTGCTTTGGTTCTCCTGTTATCCACCCTGACAGAAAATAGCACAGAAGTGTCCCTCTTGGTCAGTACAGCCAGAATATCCAGTTTAGGATGCCACACACAGCCTAGGGACAGCAAGGGGAAAGGCTCACTCATCTCACAGGTCTGAGTGCACAGTAGCTTGTTCTGCTCAAGGGCACTGAGCTGCAGTTGCCACACAGTAACGTGTTTCTTGTGTTGAACGGCCAGCAAGGCAGGGGAGTCAGGGCAGCAGAGTGGGCCCCAGAAGAGCCCGAAGACATGCTCAAACTGCCCAATGACATTGGTGTCCCCAAACTTCACCTCGCCATTGATGAAATAGAGAGCAGTCAGGCAGACCTGCTTGCCGTCCGTCCATGCTATCCCGTGCACAGGGTGGATGGCTTGATGTAGAGTGTTGAGACCAGTTCTGAGGAGCTTTGCCTTACCAAGATCCATCCTGGCAAGTATGAAGAAGCTTgttcaaagagaaaaagaaaaaaatgtcactcagATAGTTGATATTGATCACAGACACCTGTATGTGATCTGAATGGATCCTGCACACGAGTAGCTATTGCTACCTATGCAGATTAAGAATAGCAAAAGCCTCTCTCGCGTCTTCCAAGTACATGCCTTAATCCCCTCTGCCTGAGCTGAGGCAGTGTGACGAACACTTATAGCTGCTTACGTCTAAATGACCTTAACAACACAGAGGTCCTGTTAGGACCTCAGGGCTTTAACAGGACTATGTGTTGAGTGGGAGTGTCTCTTCACAGAATTTGCTCTTTTTAATCAGGTGAAAGTGCCACGTCTCTTACGACAAATTAGGTCGTTCCCTTATCAACCAGTTCCTCATCAAAAAGGATATTAAAcgaagaagacaaagaaaatgaatttaaaactaAATTTTAACTTGAACACAGCATGTAATAAGAGAATGCTAACGTCGCTTTACAGAGGCTAAGTTATACTAACGCTACATGTGTGGTTAACATGAAAAGCAGCTAAAGTTTCAGCTAAAACTTAGCCACCGTTCAGAGACACAAAAGTTTTCAAATTCATACCAAATAaaaaattgtgtattttgttatCCTTCATATGTAGCGCAGTAACTAAAAATTACTATCAAAATCAACTGTTTTAATCTAAGCTTACCTtataaaaccacaaacaacTCACGACGAATCCGTGTGACACACTGAATGTGGGTTTTCCATCTATTAATTCACGTTTTGCCGGCTGAAATGTGTCTCGAACGTCAATTTCTATGTTACTCGGAAGCAAAACTAACTGACATTTTCGGTGCATTGTGGGATATGTAGTTGAATTGTAATCGTCTTGTTTTTGCTACTGTGCCCGCTCGAGGGCGCTGCGTGCGTTAACGTCTAATTGTGGgtgatttaaatgaaataaaacataacacattttctatgataaaaaatatagataacgaaaaatgaaaataaactggcATAAGACAACTGAGTTGATGTACTCACTTGAAATTAGCTTACCCACCGTGTGGCGCAAGTGTTTGACAAGACGGAAGACGACGTACATAATGTAGTTGAAGATCTCGACGCTGTTTCGCCACGAAC
Encoded here:
- the LOC124050534 gene encoding WD repeat and coiled-coil-containing protein — protein: MDLGKAKLLRTGLNTLHQAIHPVHGIAWTDGKQVCLTALYFINGEVKFGDTNVIGQFEHVFGLFWGPLCCPDSPALLAVQHKKHVTVWQLQLSALEQNKLLCTQTCEMSEPFPLLSLGCVWHPKLDILAVLTKRDTSVLFSVRVDNRRTKADIKGSGLIHCACWTKDGTRLVVAIGSALHSYIWNDIQKSLVSCSFCPIFDVGGYICAIEATGEGQVAVATELPLDKICGLNAGMAFDMPTETESQQDHGSHVVMSDDDSILDSRRRSFESERCYIPSSGPLDLTHILARHRRSDPSPLIHLRRRDTMTGSGQDSSHLILVTYERKVTTTRKVSIPGILVPDIVAFDPRCSTVAVASNTCNMVLVYCITASAMPNIQQISLQTNDRPKGVCFLNDKMLLLMVGRQKSSDPAFLPSSNTEKYILRLFAKELIYDGETPTAPSPSAAHNHESTSNFCPRIRRHSEHLSKDDRERPGIKDLVLPGGGVIRSPGSRRRLVEEVRSGEPSPVTSSVDFSDRASDRAASSASSVTVENFDMDHVNRMASLAVAGQASRDSSRASSPRLEPSDKLHTEPTLPMPEKTSGPARERSLEQLVHNMERLFTRFADVQQCLTEIRDYTQNGKKALSVYPNACEPPYVNVTCQKQLSENVFIDERRPVLLCDGKLCLRALQELFNLTIVEMMYGPLWIVLVADADGFVPLTFKPKEELTVRNGKRKTNLRTPGSPESSCPSSPAPSQNPSTATEASM